A window of the Lolium perenne isolate Kyuss_39 chromosome 7, Kyuss_2.0, whole genome shotgun sequence genome harbors these coding sequences:
- the LOC127311953 gene encoding nuclear transcription factor Y subunit C-4-like has product MEQPQPTMGDVAGGSQVYPASAYPPAATVAPGVTPAGSHPTAPPLPSNPAQVSAENQLLYEKSQQFQQQLQQVWAKRLSEIEQDSDFVNHTMPLASIKEIMKADEDVCIIPDDVELVFSKLCEMFVLELTLRSWMHAEENKRRTLQKNDISAAIARTDIYDFLVDIIPRDEMKEEVVGLRGAGQPALAEACQYYFAQEAQQQVHGAPMVYGGQGQPVTYAYQDPQEQQQGPPAEQQSFDESG; this is encoded by the coding sequence ATGGAACAGCCTCAGCCTACAATGGGTGATGTTGCTGGTGGATCACAAGTGTATCCTGCTTCAGCCTATCCACCTGCAGCAACAGTAGCTCCTGGTGTCACTCCAGCCGGTTCACATCCAACAGCACCACCACTCCCTTCTAATCCAGCTCAGGTCAGTGCTGAGAACCAGCTTCTCTACGAGAAATCGCAGCAATTTCAGCAACAGCTCCAGCAGGTCTGGGCGAAACGTTTGTCGGAGATTGAGCAGGACAGTGACTTCGTGAACCACACCATGCCACTCGCCAGTATCAAGGAAATCATGAAGGCTGACGAGGATGTCTGCATCATCCCCGACGATGTTGAGCTGGTCTTCTCGAAACTCTGCGAGATGTTCGTGCTGGAGCTGACGCTGCGGTCGTGGATGCACGCCGAGGAGAACAAGCGCCGGACCTTGCAGAAGAATGATATATCTGCTGCTATAGCTAGGACCGACATCTACGACTTCCTGGTTGACATAATTCCCAGGGATGAGATGAAGGAGGAGGTAGTGGGGCTTCGGGGGGCAGGACAGCCGGCTCTGGCCGAGGCATGCCAGTATTACTTCGCGCAGGAGGCTCAGCAGCAGGTGCATGGTGCACCAATGGTGTATGGTGGGCAGGGCCAGCCAGTGACTTATGCGTATCAGGATCCTCAGGAACAGCAGCAAGGGCCTCCTGCTGAGCAGCAATCTTTTGATGAAAGTGGCTGA